AAATTTACTAATTGGTTTATTCAATAAATCCTGAAATAAATCTTCAGGAGTAGAATATCCTCTTAAAAATGAATTTAAAGCTTCCTGATTACCAAAACGATTATCGGCCAAATTAGGCACATCGGCTTGCCATAAATAATATTGATTTAATCCTTTCCAGATAAAATTATTGATTTGCAAATCAGCAGGAGCCGCCACATCGTCCTGATCTTCACAAGATTGCAAAGAAAATGCAAGTAAAAATAACAGCAGTACGCTCTTTAAAATTGTTTTCATATGGTGGTATCTATGTAGTAGTAACGTAAAAGTAGTATCTTTAGTTTTAACTATAATAAGTTTATTTCATTTTTTCAATAAAAAAAAATTAAATACTGTTGTAACAAAAAGAATAGTGCTTCGTCTTGACTATATAAGCTAACGAGTAATCTTTCGATTTATAGCATGAAAAGACTGTAAAAAAGTCAAAAATCATTGATAGAAAAGATAAATTACAAAATTAACCAAAAACCAAAAACAACCATTTATGAACCAGATTGTGTTTATAGAATTAGTAAATCCTTTTAAAGACAAAGTTTTTCGTCTGGCAAAACGATTACTCACCAGTACCGAAGAAGCTGAAGATGCTACGCAGGAAGTAATGGTGAAATTATGGAATAAAAAAGACAATTTAGATGCATACAACAATATAGAAGCTGTTGCAATGACAATGACCAAAAATTATTGTCTGGATCAATTAAAATCAAAAAGAGCAGGAAATCTTAAAATAGTACATAACAATTTTACAGATCGCGAACCTCAATTAGATAAAAAATTAGAAGACTCTGATAGTCTTGAATGGGTTGAGAAAATTATAAATCAGTTGCCTGAACAACTACAAATATTAATTCAGCTTCGCGATGTTGAGCAATATGAATTTGATGAAATTGCAAAAATTGTCAACATGAATGAAACGGCTATTCGGGTAGCACTTTCAAGAGCGAGAAAAAAAATACGAGAATCAATGGTTAATACACACAGTTATGGAATTAGTTAAAATAGAAAATATATTAGAAAAATACTTTCAGGGAGAAACTTCTATTGCTGAAGAAAAAGAATTAAAAGAATACTTTTCTTCGCCGAATGTTGCGCAGCATTTGGAGCAATACAAACCAATGTTTGGTTATTTCTCTCAAGTAAAAGAACAAAAATCGACGCAGGAAATCCCACTACAAACTAAAAAACGAAATGTGGCGTGGTTATCAATTGCAGCTTCTGTTGTTGTTTTACTGGGAATTGGAACCTTTTATTATGTAAGCAAAAAAAATACACCTCCGGTTGTAGCGCAATCAGAATTAGGAACCTATGACAATCCTGAAGAAGCTCTTGCCGCAACGCAAAAAGCTTTAGCATTATTATCAAACAAAGTTAATGTAGGTATTGGAAGTGTACAATACATTAAAGAATACGAACAATCAAAAAACAAAATTTTTAAACAGTAAATAAATCCAAAAACATGAAAAATTTCATCATAACACTAGTATTCGCATTCGTTACACATGCTTTTTACGCACAAAGCGCTTTTGACAAATATGACGGTCAGGACGATGTAACATCAGTAATTGTAAACAAAAAAATGTTCGACTT
This genomic interval from uncultured Flavobacterium sp. contains the following:
- a CDS encoding sigma-70 family RNA polymerase sigma factor codes for the protein MNQIVFIELVNPFKDKVFRLAKRLLTSTEEAEDATQEVMVKLWNKKDNLDAYNNIEAVAMTMTKNYCLDQLKSKRAGNLKIVHNNFTDREPQLDKKLEDSDSLEWVEKIINQLPEQLQILIQLRDVEQYEFDEIAKIVNMNETAIRVALSRARKKIRESMVNTHSYGIS